The genomic window tgCCCTttgacctggagaactgggtttgattccctgctcttccaacaTGCAGTCAGTTGGCTTAACAGCGTTCACCATCCCcaaaacagaatttatttatttgtacttaTTTATATGCATTTATATTAAGAACTGATCACTCTTAGATTCACCAATCAGTTGATTAGCCAGCACAACTGATGATTTAAAACCTTTATAGCTTTAAGGTTTAATAATCTATTATCTACACAAGTTTAAAAAGTTAAATTAGtgataaattgtattttattgcatgttttatGATTATATTGGAAGCTGCCATGGGTCAGCACAGTCGGCGGGGTATAAAtcatcaaataataaaaatgggtgaccttgggctagtcactgttctatTAGAGCTTTCTCACAGTACACatctccagagctctctcagttccaccagcctcactgggggtctgttgtgggaagaagaagggaaggctataAGCTGCTGTGaggctctttcgggtagtgaaatgtggggcataaaacccaattcttctaaAACTAATGGCTCTTCTCTGCCTCCATGCTCAGGCGCAATATGCGGACCCCGGTACCCATGATAGTGGGCATCGTCCTAGGTCCCTGCGGCCTCATCCTGACCTTGACCAGCACACTGGCGCCCAACTGGAGGGACGTGAGCAAGATTCCTGGCATGGCAACTGACATCATCCAGCACCAGGGCCTCTGGGACATCTGCGAGGAATCGGAAAGCACCCACGATACCAAATGCAACATCCAAGACAGCCTCGAATACTTTTCCCAGCAACCCGTCCAAGTGTCCAAGGGGCTCATGCCTTCGTCGCTGGCAGTCCTCGTCCTCGGGCTGGTTGTGGCTTCACTGGGCGTGCGCTGCTGGACAGAGACGCCCCACTCCCTGCCAGCCGGGCTGGGCGGCCTGTTGCTTTTCATTTCTGGGATGCTGAGCCTCGTCGCTGTGTCCTGGTACACCAACGAACTCGACAACCTCCCCGTTGTTGTCAACAGCACCCTGCAGGTCGGCTACTGCCTGGTCCTCGGGTACCTTGGCAGCTGCCTGGAAATCATTGGGGGCATCTCCCTGACTCTCAGCTTTTATCAGTACTACAAGGAACGCAAGCTGAAGAAAGCGGCTATGAATTACAACTACCCGCCGGCCAGCAAGCAGGTCCCGGCTGTTGCGTCCTCTATTGACAACGCCGATCTCGAAATGTATTACAGGACTCCGACGCCCAGGTCGTACACCAACGCTCTTGATGTTCTGGGGGACGAACAGGCGAGTACGTACACCTACAGGAGCAGGCTGCCCTGTGACTCAGATTTATAGCCCGGCTCAAGAAGACCTTAGCAACAGGGGACAAGGTGCAAGCAGGAAGTCGGGGAAAGCTTATTACCGAACTGTGTTAGGAGCACAAGCGGTGTCCAACTCAGGGTCCGTCCAGCAGCAAGTTTTGCCCCGGCCTCTTCCTACCTCTCTGCAATAGGGTGCAGCTATTATGCTTCTTTCGTCACCAGAGAATCTCAGAACTATTTCTATTTTGCACAGTGGCATCCATCAATGTTTTGTTCAGCATTGCTTGGACGTTATATTACACTGGCAGAAAAAAGGCTACAGGAaatttctgctaatggaaaaGATGCGTGTGTGGTTTTTACCAGCACCCGCATGCTATCCTGGGGGTGTGCGTGTGTGCCCCTGCCTTGCAAGAGATTAGTTTACATtgtggtgggaggggagaggtagggaagtgCCGTTCCACTGAGGGAAACCCACCGGGATCCAAGCCTGTCATAATTAGGGGGAACAATCGTCTTTGTCGAAATGTAGCCATCCATTTTTGTCAGCATGAGAACACAATACTTTTAACTTATGAAACAATGTGAATAAAATTAAGAGTGCCAAAGTCCTTGCCAGTCATTTCGATTCATTAGTATGTTTATTCATTGATCACTCCATTTCAATCAATAAAGTAGAGGAGTACCACCAGggttccccatcaccaccacctctataagcctttttcaacttttggactatggaggagcccctgaaataaattttcaggctcctaggacccccggaagtgatgtcagctagccacacctccctgccacacccccataagtgacatcacaggaagtgacatcaccactcagcTTCCTTCGCCTCCCCATTCGCTCCCTCCAGCAGCTTGGCCTCgtgttggcttgaaagaatggcaggagatGACAAGATAATCCAGACCAGCCATACCATGACGTGACTCCCtctctttgatttttacacccatagCCCATAACCATCATGTTTTCTGggtagaggcagccagttccctagtttgtgccCAAGTTCATTAAGGCAAGAGGGAAAAGGTCGCAGACCCCTAGAGGTCTACgcacccctggttgggaatctctggcctAGAaacttattatttaaaaaaaattaaagctgaaAAGACAGGGAAAGGGATCTAGAACGTTCGTGAGGAAGTCAGGCTTCTGCTGTGACTCCAGCACTGTTATGGGTTTACTAGACTAATAATGCCTTTAAAAGCCCAatgacttcaatgaacttagatgggtgtaactctgcttaggatttcactgtaagaACACATCACAGCAGGGTGTGACTGTGTGCTCAGGACATACGAAACAGTGTCTTGTTTATCTATTCAAACAGTAGGCCAGTTTCAGTTGCCCCACCTGTAATGCATGCCTGACAATCCAGTGACCATCAAACAAAGAGCACCTTTCCCCCCTCAATCCTGCATGGTTCACAACAACAAGGGCACGTAGAACAGGTATTCGGTTGGAAGCTATTCGGTTCAGTCACACAGACAGTGGGCAAGTGTGTGAGCCTGTAGCAGCTGGAtgaaattggagtccagtagcgccttaaagaacaacaaaatagTGCCGGTTGTAATCCTTCGTGAGTCTAAGTTCACTTCATCAAATACCTGTTGAAGCAAGCTATGACTTAGGAAAGTTTATCCCCCAAGATGGTGGTGTTGGTCTCTAAAGTTTTACTGGACTCAGTATTTTTCACCTGTTCCGAGGTGTTCGGGTGGgcatctgtgttggtctgaagcagctgaacaaagttagagcccaggagcacctttaaggccaacaaagttttattcaaggtgtaagtttcTGCGTGCACGCAGACGAAGTGTATCTGACAAAGAGGAGATGGCCAAATGCTCTGCTTCAAAGAAGATGGTGCCctgagatcacagaatcatagaatcagagttggaagggacctcatgggtcatctagtccaacccctgcactatgcaggacactcacgaccctaccacttatccactgtaacctgccacccccttgaaccttcacagaatcggcctctctgtcagatggctatccagcctctgtttaaaaatttccaaagatggagaacccaccacctcccgaggaagcctgttcctctgagaaaccgctctgtcaggaacttctcctggatgttgaGATGCTTGAGAAGGGGGCCTAAGGGCAAGgcctcagctaactgctgtcggCAATAGATTATATATTTACTCATGACTCCCCTATGT from Paroedura picta isolate Pp20150507F chromosome 7, Ppicta_v3.0, whole genome shotgun sequence includes these protein-coding regions:
- the CLDN23 gene encoding claudin-23 — encoded protein: MRTPVPMIVGIVLGPCGLILTLTSTLAPNWRDVSKIPGMATDIIQHQGLWDICEESESTHDTKCNIQDSLEYFSQQPVQVSKGLMPSSLAVLVLGLVVASLGVRCWTETPHSLPAGLGGLLLFISGMLSLVAVSWYTNELDNLPVVVNSTLQVGYCLVLGYLGSCLEIIGGISLTLSFYQYYKERKLKKAAMNYNYPPASKQVPAVASSIDNADLEMYYRTPTPRSYTNALDVLGDEQASTYTYRSRLPCDSDL